Proteins from a genomic interval of Pseudoruegeria sp. SHC-113:
- a CDS encoding response regulator, with product MGAQGDGHLLVVDDDERIRGLLQKFLIRNGFWVTAARDAAHARSILSGLEFDLIVLDVMMPGEDGISLTRSLREDIATPILLLTARGETEDRIAGLEAGADDYLAKPFEPKELLLRINAILRRAPAAASEAEGPKVLALGPVRYDVTRGEMWQGQELIRLTATESALMKIFAAHPGEPLSRTQLVEDLGRDKGQAQERAVDVQITRLRRKIESDPRQPRYLQTVRGAGYMLAPD from the coding sequence ATGGGCGCGCAGGGCGATGGCCACCTGCTGGTGGTGGATGACGATGAGCGGATCCGGGGGCTCCTCCAGAAGTTTCTGATCCGCAACGGTTTCTGGGTGACAGCGGCGCGTGATGCCGCCCATGCCCGCAGCATTCTTTCCGGGCTGGAGTTCGACCTGATCGTGCTCGACGTGATGATGCCCGGCGAAGATGGCATCTCCCTCACGCGGTCCCTGCGGGAGGATATCGCGACGCCGATCCTGCTGCTCACCGCGCGGGGTGAAACCGAGGATCGCATCGCGGGACTGGAAGCCGGGGCCGATGATTACCTTGCCAAACCGTTCGAGCCCAAGGAGCTGCTGCTGCGCATCAACGCCATCCTGCGCCGCGCGCCCGCTGCCGCGAGCGAGGCGGAGGGGCCCAAGGTGCTGGCGCTTGGCCCGGTGCGCTACGACGTGACCCGGGGCGAGATGTGGCAGGGGCAGGAGCTGATCCGCCTCACCGCCACCGAAAGCGCTCTGATGAAGATCTTCGCCGCCCATCCGGGCGAGCCCCTGAGCCGGACCCAGCTCGTGGAGGATCTGGGCCGCGACAAGGGGCAGGCGCAGGAGCGGGCGGTGGACGTGCAGATCACCCGGCTGCGGCGCAAGATCGAGAGCGATCCGCGCCAGCCACGCTACCTGCAGACAGTGCGCGGCGCTGGCTACATGCTCGCGCCCGACTGA